The following proteins come from a genomic window of Anopheles ziemanni chromosome 3, idAnoZiCoDA_A2_x.2, whole genome shotgun sequence:
- the LOC131289344 gene encoding protein EFR3 homolog cmp44E isoform X1 has protein sequence MSMIKCCFEPLEMPEFLDSFVKKCTEGCCCGCCSALRPRYKRLVDNIFPANPEDGLVKSNMEKLTFYSLRSPEKLDRIGEYLYQRASKDIYRKRYKFVEIAMEAMDLLLKACHAQILNLFVESFLRMVQKLLEDTNPTLQIMATNSFVRFANIEEDTPSYHRRYDFFISKFSSMCYGNNDDVELRDSIRMAGINGLQGVIRKTVSDDLVANIWEKQHMEKIVPSLLFNMQSGPSKTTDTEATPSTPPLLAEAVIRELVSRASFGHIKSVLKPLLSHMDHHKLWVPNRFAIDTFRIVMISIQPQYSYTVVETLMSHLDQNLTSSPKTRTSLAVVLSKIIAIAAGESVGPSALDIINNLLMHLKTSVSTQHESTPEETQYQEALINALGEFANHHPDYQKIEIMLFIMNTVPDPSNKSRGDQLLQNILLKSLLKVGTQYRTVSFEKAFPVSFLQPLLKMARAASIPIRIIVMQIFQQLLDRHQNQHLLNVISVSNYSTLTIETPSRSDILFTHKYGSNILQAIIESMSQENHLEVLKSSYNTVALVIVEMACGETVQEFLLFVLGVQQVAVTEVELSPKHRCNLHSIAISLLILLGRCTAIGTLVEYAEKLIQARKEEATYLLPPLMDNDKSAPSTLNTNLPHLLIDKLAVAECLQQAGLEVNRIQTGTPYALNQTDISAHRHSWVDTHSAVRNSVVDSSYNDIESISSSPGVQKRSLASEYNFESMKRVLAEPTEASKREAREKQMQIGRTFRETAFEDLVRRTEPKHDVIQNKLNEIFNALSAERQISATCGVQAGSLLAANGLNGPLIDGTKHAGQRPIYENNFPELFFY, from the exons ATGTCGATGATTAAATGTTGCTTCGAGCCGCTGGAAATGCCCGAGTTTCTGGATTCCTTCGTCAAAAAGTGCACCGAAGGAT GTTGTTGCGGTTGCTGTTCGGCCTTGAGGCCCCGCTACAAGCGGCTGGTGGATAACATCTTTCCTGCCAATCCGGAGGACGGATTGGTGAAATCAAACATGGAAAAGCTCACCTTCTACTCGCTCCGATCGCCGGAGAAGCTGGACCGCATCGGGGAGTACCTCTACCAGCGCGCCTCGAAGGACATCTACCGGAAGCGGTACAAGTTCGTCGAGATTGCCATGGAAGCGATGGATCTGCTGCTAAAGGCTTGCCACGCGCAGATCCTGAATCTCTTCGTCGAGTCATTCCTGCGGATGGTGCAGAAGCTGCTCGAAGACACCAACCCGACGCTGCAGATCATGGCCACCAATTCGTTCGTGCGCTTCGCCAACATCGAGGAGGACACACCGTCCTACCACCGCCGGTATGACTTTTTCATCTCGAAGTTTTCCTCCATGTGTTACGGCAACAACGACGATGTGGAGCTGCGCGATAGCATCCGCATGGCGGGCATCAACGGGCTGCAGGGCGTCATCCGGAAGACCGTGTCGGACGATCTGGTGGCGAACATTTGGGAAAAGCAGCACATGGAGAAGATCGTACCGTCGCTGCTGTTTAACATGCAGTCGGGCCCATCGAAGACGACCGATACGGAGGCGACACCATCGACACCGCCACTGCTCGCTGAGGCCGTTATCCGCGAGCTGGTCAGTCGCGCTTCGTTCGGACATATCAAATCGGTTCTTAAACCTCTGCTCTCCCACATGGACCACCACAAGCTGTGGGTACCgaatcggttcgcgatcgacACGTTCCGCATTGTGATGATCTCCATTCAGCCGCAGTACTCGTACACGGTCGTGGAAACGCTGATGTCCCACCTGGACCAAAACTTGACATCTTCCCCGAAGACACGCACCTCGCTCGCGGTGGTCCTGTCAAAGATTATCGCGATCGCTGCGGGTGAGAGCGTGGGCCCATCGGCGCTGGACATTATCAACAATCTGCTGATGCACCTGAAGACGAGTGTCAGCACCCAGCACGAATCGACGCCGGAGGAAACGCAATACCAGGAGGCACTCATCAATGCGCTCGGCGAGTTCGCCAACCATCATCCGGACTATCAGAAGATCGAAATCATGCTGTTCATCATGAACACCGTACCGGACCCGTCGAACAAGAGCCGCGGCGATCAGCTGCTGCAAAACATTCTGCTGAAGAGTTTGCTCAAGGTCGGCACCCAGTACCGAACGGTGTCGTTCGAGAAAGCGTTCCCGGTGTCGTTCCTGCAGCCGCTGCTAAAGATGGCCCGGGCCGCCTCCATCCCGATTCGCATCATTGTGATGCAGATCTTCCAGCAGTTGCTCGATCGGCATCAAAACCAGCATCTGCTGAACGTGATCAGCGTGAGCAACTACTCCACGCTCACGATCGAAACGCCGTCGCGGTCGGACATTCTGTTCACGCACAAGTACGGCTCGAATATCCTGCAGGCCATCATCGAGAGCATGTCGCAGGAGAACCACCTGGAGGTGCTAAAGTCGTCCTACAACACCGTGGCACTCGTGATCGTCGAAATGGCCTGCGGCGAAACGGTGCAGGAGTTTTTGCTGTTTGTACTGGG AGTACAGCAAGTGGCGGTGACGGAGGTCGAGCTATCGCCAAAGCATCGTTGCAATCTGCACAGCATTGCTATTTCGTTGCTGATCCTGCTGGGACGCTGTACCGCCATCGGGACGCTGGTTGAGTACGCCGAGAAGTTGATCCAGGCCCGAAAAGAGGAAGCGACCTACCTGCTGCCGCCGCTGATGGACAACGACAAGAGTGCACCGAGCACGCTGAACACCAACCTGCCGCATCTGCTGATCGACAAGCTGGCGGTGGCGGAGTGTCTGCAGCAGGCGGGCCTGGAGGTGAACCGAATCCAGACGGGCACACCGTACGCCCTGAACCAGACGGACATTTCCGCCCATCGGCACTCGTGGGTCGATACTCACA GTGCCGTCCGTAACAGTGTGGTCGATTCGAGCTACAACGACATCGAAAGCATCAGCAGCTCCCCCGGCGTCCAGAAGCGTTCGCTCGCGTCCGAGTACAACTTCGAGTCGATGAAACGTGTCCTGGCGGAACCGACGGAAGCTTCCAAGCGGGAAGCACGGGAGAAGCAGATGCAGATCGGACGCACCTTCCGCGAGACTGCGTTCGAGGATCTGGTGCGCCGTACCGAACCGAAGCACGACGTTATTCAGAACAAGCTGAATGAAATCTTCAACGCGCTCTCGGCGGAACGCCAGATTTCGGCCACGTGTGGTGTGCAGGCGGGATCGCTGCTGGCCGCCAACGGACTAAACGGACCGCTCATCGATGGAACCAAGCATGCCGGTCAGCGTCCCATCTACGAGAACAACTTCCCGGAACTGTTCTTCTACTAG
- the LOC131290002 gene encoding peptidyl-prolyl cis-trans isomerase Fkbp12 codes for MGVQIVPIAEGDQTTFPKPGQTAVVHYTGTLDNGTVFDSSRTRGKPFKFAVGKGEVIRGWDEGVAQMSVGQRAKLVCSPDYAYGSRGHPGVIPPNARLTFDVELLRVE; via the exons atggGTGTTCAGATCGTACCAATTGCTGAAGGTGACC AAACCACCTTCCCCAAGCCGGGTCAGACGGCGGTTGTGCACTACACCGGAACGCTGGACAACGGAACCGTGTTCGACTCGTCGCGCACCCGTGGCAAGCCGTTCAAGTTCGCCGTTGGCAAGGGCGAGGTGATCCGCGGCTGGGACGAGGGAGTCGCCCAGATGTCGGTCGGGCAGCGCGCTAAACTGGTGTGCTCGCCGGACTACGCCTACGGTAGCCGTGGCCACCCAGGTGTCATCCCGCCGAACGCTCGGTTGACCTTCGACGTCGAGCTGCTGCGAGTAGAGTAA
- the LOC131289344 gene encoding protein EFR3 homolog cmp44E isoform X2 has protein sequence MLGCCGCCSALRPRYKRLVDNIFPANPEDGLVKSNMEKLTFYSLRSPEKLDRIGEYLYQRASKDIYRKRYKFVEIAMEAMDLLLKACHAQILNLFVESFLRMVQKLLEDTNPTLQIMATNSFVRFANIEEDTPSYHRRYDFFISKFSSMCYGNNDDVELRDSIRMAGINGLQGVIRKTVSDDLVANIWEKQHMEKIVPSLLFNMQSGPSKTTDTEATPSTPPLLAEAVIRELVSRASFGHIKSVLKPLLSHMDHHKLWVPNRFAIDTFRIVMISIQPQYSYTVVETLMSHLDQNLTSSPKTRTSLAVVLSKIIAIAAGESVGPSALDIINNLLMHLKTSVSTQHESTPEETQYQEALINALGEFANHHPDYQKIEIMLFIMNTVPDPSNKSRGDQLLQNILLKSLLKVGTQYRTVSFEKAFPVSFLQPLLKMARAASIPIRIIVMQIFQQLLDRHQNQHLLNVISVSNYSTLTIETPSRSDILFTHKYGSNILQAIIESMSQENHLEVLKSSYNTVALVIVEMACGETVQEFLLFVLGVQQVAVTEVELSPKHRCNLHSIAISLLILLGRCTAIGTLVEYAEKLIQARKEEATYLLPPLMDNDKSAPSTLNTNLPHLLIDKLAVAECLQQAGLEVNRIQTGTPYALNQTDISAHRHSWVDTHSAVRNSVVDSSYNDIESISSSPGVQKRSLASEYNFESMKRVLAEPTEASKREAREKQMQIGRTFRETAFEDLVRRTEPKHDVIQNKLNEIFNALSAERQISATCGVQAGSLLAANGLNGPLIDGTKHAGQRPIYENNFPELFFY, from the exons ATGCTAG GTTGTTGCGGTTGCTGTTCGGCCTTGAGGCCCCGCTACAAGCGGCTGGTGGATAACATCTTTCCTGCCAATCCGGAGGACGGATTGGTGAAATCAAACATGGAAAAGCTCACCTTCTACTCGCTCCGATCGCCGGAGAAGCTGGACCGCATCGGGGAGTACCTCTACCAGCGCGCCTCGAAGGACATCTACCGGAAGCGGTACAAGTTCGTCGAGATTGCCATGGAAGCGATGGATCTGCTGCTAAAGGCTTGCCACGCGCAGATCCTGAATCTCTTCGTCGAGTCATTCCTGCGGATGGTGCAGAAGCTGCTCGAAGACACCAACCCGACGCTGCAGATCATGGCCACCAATTCGTTCGTGCGCTTCGCCAACATCGAGGAGGACACACCGTCCTACCACCGCCGGTATGACTTTTTCATCTCGAAGTTTTCCTCCATGTGTTACGGCAACAACGACGATGTGGAGCTGCGCGATAGCATCCGCATGGCGGGCATCAACGGGCTGCAGGGCGTCATCCGGAAGACCGTGTCGGACGATCTGGTGGCGAACATTTGGGAAAAGCAGCACATGGAGAAGATCGTACCGTCGCTGCTGTTTAACATGCAGTCGGGCCCATCGAAGACGACCGATACGGAGGCGACACCATCGACACCGCCACTGCTCGCTGAGGCCGTTATCCGCGAGCTGGTCAGTCGCGCTTCGTTCGGACATATCAAATCGGTTCTTAAACCTCTGCTCTCCCACATGGACCACCACAAGCTGTGGGTACCgaatcggttcgcgatcgacACGTTCCGCATTGTGATGATCTCCATTCAGCCGCAGTACTCGTACACGGTCGTGGAAACGCTGATGTCCCACCTGGACCAAAACTTGACATCTTCCCCGAAGACACGCACCTCGCTCGCGGTGGTCCTGTCAAAGATTATCGCGATCGCTGCGGGTGAGAGCGTGGGCCCATCGGCGCTGGACATTATCAACAATCTGCTGATGCACCTGAAGACGAGTGTCAGCACCCAGCACGAATCGACGCCGGAGGAAACGCAATACCAGGAGGCACTCATCAATGCGCTCGGCGAGTTCGCCAACCATCATCCGGACTATCAGAAGATCGAAATCATGCTGTTCATCATGAACACCGTACCGGACCCGTCGAACAAGAGCCGCGGCGATCAGCTGCTGCAAAACATTCTGCTGAAGAGTTTGCTCAAGGTCGGCACCCAGTACCGAACGGTGTCGTTCGAGAAAGCGTTCCCGGTGTCGTTCCTGCAGCCGCTGCTAAAGATGGCCCGGGCCGCCTCCATCCCGATTCGCATCATTGTGATGCAGATCTTCCAGCAGTTGCTCGATCGGCATCAAAACCAGCATCTGCTGAACGTGATCAGCGTGAGCAACTACTCCACGCTCACGATCGAAACGCCGTCGCGGTCGGACATTCTGTTCACGCACAAGTACGGCTCGAATATCCTGCAGGCCATCATCGAGAGCATGTCGCAGGAGAACCACCTGGAGGTGCTAAAGTCGTCCTACAACACCGTGGCACTCGTGATCGTCGAAATGGCCTGCGGCGAAACGGTGCAGGAGTTTTTGCTGTTTGTACTGGG AGTACAGCAAGTGGCGGTGACGGAGGTCGAGCTATCGCCAAAGCATCGTTGCAATCTGCACAGCATTGCTATTTCGTTGCTGATCCTGCTGGGACGCTGTACCGCCATCGGGACGCTGGTTGAGTACGCCGAGAAGTTGATCCAGGCCCGAAAAGAGGAAGCGACCTACCTGCTGCCGCCGCTGATGGACAACGACAAGAGTGCACCGAGCACGCTGAACACCAACCTGCCGCATCTGCTGATCGACAAGCTGGCGGTGGCGGAGTGTCTGCAGCAGGCGGGCCTGGAGGTGAACCGAATCCAGACGGGCACACCGTACGCCCTGAACCAGACGGACATTTCCGCCCATCGGCACTCGTGGGTCGATACTCACA GTGCCGTCCGTAACAGTGTGGTCGATTCGAGCTACAACGACATCGAAAGCATCAGCAGCTCCCCCGGCGTCCAGAAGCGTTCGCTCGCGTCCGAGTACAACTTCGAGTCGATGAAACGTGTCCTGGCGGAACCGACGGAAGCTTCCAAGCGGGAAGCACGGGAGAAGCAGATGCAGATCGGACGCACCTTCCGCGAGACTGCGTTCGAGGATCTGGTGCGCCGTACCGAACCGAAGCACGACGTTATTCAGAACAAGCTGAATGAAATCTTCAACGCGCTCTCGGCGGAACGCCAGATTTCGGCCACGTGTGGTGTGCAGGCGGGATCGCTGCTGGCCGCCAACGGACTAAACGGACCGCTCATCGATGGAACCAAGCATGCCGGTCAGCGTCCCATCTACGAGAACAACTTCCCGGAACTGTTCTTCTACTAG